Within the Stenotrophomonas sp. 610A2 genome, the region CGCAGTCGGCGTCCGCTGTCAGCCGGAAACAACGGTCCATACGCCAAATGTGCGTAGGCCTATCGGGCTTCCAGCTCCTTGAGAAGCTCGCGTATGCGCGTTTCGCCCGGCGCAAGTTCGCTGGCCCTCCGGTAACTGCTTATCGCCTGATCACGCTGCCCATTGGCAAGATAGGCTTCACCAAGACTGTCATGGACGTTCGCCGATTCCGGGTGTGCGTAGGCATTCCATTGGAACACCGTTACGGCTTCCGGCAGGCGCTTCATTCTCAACAGGCGATAGCCCAGTGAGTTCAAAGCTCTCTCGGAAACGTCGTACTCACTACTGGTGGCGCCCAATGCTTCATATGCACGCGTCATCCCAGGCACGCCCTGCGACAGCGCCACCGGCACCAGCAGGTCGCCCAGATTCTTCTTCGCCAGCGCAACTGGCTGGCCGTGGAGCACCGACATCAGCTCCTTGCCCAAGGTCGCCACCGTTTCGCCCTGCCAATAGTTGTCCAGGATGATCACCACTGACTGGTCCTGTTCAGCGCGGAGCCAATAACTCTGGTAGCCGGGAACGCTGCCTGTGTGCGATTCCACCTTGTAGGTGCCACCCGCAGGCAGCGACCAGTTTTCCACCTCCCAGCCGTATCCATAGCCTGAACGATGGTTTGTCCACATCACTTGCCGGGACTGCTCTGCCAATAGCAGATCGCCGTGCAACGCCTGATCCAGCCGGAACAGATCGTCAACCGTGGAATAGAGACCGGCTGCAGCGAACGAGACGCTGGGGTCGATCGGCATGGGCCGCGCCAGGCTGAGGTCGGGCCGGGTTTGGTAGCCGGTTGCCAAGCGCGGAACAAGTTCGCTGGCGTGATACAGCCCGCTCGCCGTCATCCCCGCCTTGCCCAGGATCCGCTGCTGCAGGTTCGCTTCGTAGCTGGCCCCGGTCACTTTCTCGATGATCAGGCCAAGCAGGAAGTATCCGTTGTTGTTGTACCGCCACTCTGCCCCCGGAGCGCTCACCAGCTTCCCGGGGATCCACGC harbors:
- a CDS encoding serine hydrolase; protein product: MLLFSVKGSRSFCRAILLAATILAVFAGTAGTAKAQAGPAELKQLVDSYAANRSFNGVVLVAQHGRIMYRGAYGLANREWQVANTGDGVFRIGSLSKPITAILVMQLVQENSLRLDGTLGEYLPALYANTPAAAVTIAQLLNHTSGVADLPRSYEDPWWNTQARLSFEPEDFAKAWIPGKLVSAPGAEWRYNNNGYFLLGLIIEKVTGASYEANLQQRILGKAGMTASGLYHASELVPRLATGYQTRPDLSLARPMPIDPSVSFAAAGLYSTVDDLFRLDQALHGDLLLAEQSRQVMWTNHRSGYGYGWEVENWSLPAGGTYKVESHTGSVPGYQSYWLRAEQDQSVVIILDNYWQGETVATLGKELMSVLHGQPVALAKKNLGDLLVPVALSQGVPGMTRAYEALGATSSEYDVSERALNSLGYRLLRMKRLPEAVTVFQWNAYAHPESANVHDSLGEAYLANGQRDQAISSYRRASELAPGETRIRELLKELEAR